From Dechloromonas sp. A34:
ATGCTTAATCCGGTGGTGGCCGGTGCTGCGATGGCTTTTAGTAGTGTTAGTGTGGTTACCAATGCACTGCTCCTTCGCCGTTGGCGGGGTGCTGCGAGCGAATGAGCATCGACAGGAGAGCGAGATGAATATCGGCGAAGCAGCCAAGGCATCAGGTGTGTCGGCCAAGATGATTCGGCATTACGAAAGTGTCGGGTTGTTGCCCCCGGCGAGCCGTACGGATGCTGGCTATCGTCAGTATGGCGAGAAAGACCTACGAACCTTGCAGTTCATCCGACGTTCGCGTGACCTCGGGTTCTCGATTGAGGAGATTCGAGGCCTGGTTAGCCTCTGGCAAGACCGGACACGCCCAAGTCGTGAGGTTAAGACACTAGCCAAGCAGCATCTGGACTTCCTGGACAGGAAGCTGGAGGAACTGCAATCGATGAAGCATGCCTTGGCGCACCTCGTCAGTTGCTGCCATGGCGACGAGCGGCCGGATTGCCCAATTCTGGAGAGCCTTGCAGGAAAGGAGACCTGAGATGGCTGTGACCGGGTCCTCCAGGAGCAGGCCTGATTTTTGGGAGACAAAATCCACCCAATGGTTCTTGGTGTCAAAAAACGCCCCGAATTTGCTTCAGACCTTGACGAACAAGGTCACCAGCGGATGCTCGCCGACCTGGCAACTCCAATGACCATGAACCTTGGGGTCAAAGGTCGTGCCTACGGGCAACAGGTCGGCCGAGTAAAAGTGATCGCCGGCCTTGAAGTTGCGACTGCTGCCGTCTTGCAGGCCGATCTTCATTTCGCCACTGAGTACGAATAGCCACTGTTCATCGGTGGTGCAGTGGAACTGGCTACGAAAGCCCACCGGACTTTGGCGAAATTGGCAGCCGCTTACTGGCAATACCGACGACAGCATCGCCTGGGGCGATCCCTCGGTCAGCGGAACTTGTTCCTCCCGGAATTTTGCATAGCCATCGGTGTCGGTGTAGAGGGTCACTTTCGTGAAAGTGGGCATGTTGGGTCTCCGGCTTAATTAGTTGGTTACAAGGCTTGCCGAGCTAGTGAACGGTACACACCATGCACGGATCGAACGAGCGCACCACGTGCTGCACGGTCGGCAGGGTACCGTCGCCGGCCGGCAGTCCGACCAGGGCTTGTTCGAGCGGGCCGGGCTGGTTTTCGCGGTCGCGCGGCGAGAAGTTCCAGGTGGTCGGGGCGATGATCTGGTAGCGCTCGATGTGGCCGCGTTTGACGCTGAGCCAGTGGCCGAGGCTGCCACGGGCGGCTTCGACGAGGCCGATGCCTTCGCCGGATTCGGGCAGCGGGGCCGGCAGGCAGAAGGGATCGCCGGGCACGAGGTCGCGCACCCATTGCTCCATGGCCGGCAGGACGCCGGCCAGTTCGATCATGCGGGCGACGACACGGGCGGTGACGCTGGCGCCGTGGCGCTCGACCAGGTCGCGGGCCAGCCGGTTGCCGGCCACCACCTGGCGGGCCAGGGCGCCGGTTTCGACGACCTGCCCGGCGTAGCGCGGCGACTTGCACCAGGTGTAGGCGCCCGCCTTCTCGGCATTGACGACGGTTTCGCCGCGGGCGGGGGGCAGCGGCTCGCTGTCGGCCAGCCAGGCGTGGCGGGTGTCTTCGGTGATCTTCGTGGCGTCGAGCTTCGCCGGCGGCGCATCGGGTTGCCAGAGGCCACTGGCGAACAGGCCGTAGGCACCATAGGACAGGAAGCGGTCGGCGGCGCGGCCGGTGCGTTCCAGCGCGAGATCGCCGGCGGCGTGCAGGAAGAGCGGGAAATCGGCGTTGCGCCCGGCCGCCCAGGCCAGCAGGGCTTGTTCGGAATCCAGCGCGCTAAAGGCTTCCAGCGTATCGCCGAGCAGGACGTTCTCGAGAAAGGCGCGGAATTCGCGGAGCAGGGCGAGGACGCGGATGCGCTCGGCCGGCGTCATCGCCTTGGTGCTGCCGCCGGGTTGCAGGGCCAGGGTGTGCGGCCAGCGCCCGGCCAGGAAGCCGATCAGGTTGAAGAAGCGGGCCCGGGCCTGGAGCACGTCGCCGGCTGCCTTGCCCTTGACGGCCATGAAACGCGCCGCCACCGGGGCGTACCAGTCACGCCCGGCATAGACCGAGCGGGCGAAATCCGGCATGAAGAAGAGGTAGAAATGGGTCAGGTGGTCGGCCAGGTTCTCGGTCGCCTGGATCAGGCGCTGGGCGAGGAGGCCGTTGGGCGGCGGCGTGATGCCGGCCAGGTCGGCGAGCGCGGTGGCTGCGGCGGCCGACTGGGCGACCGAGCAGATGCCGCAAATGCGCGGCACGATGGTCAGCGCATCTTCCGGCAGGCGGCCGATCAGCACTTGCTCGAAGCCGCGAAAGAGCGGCGAATTGACCTGGGCGGAGACGACGTGGCCTCCCTCGACCTCGAGATTGACCTCGAGGTCGCCTTCGACGCGATTGAAGGGGCCGAGCTGGATGCGCTTCACTTGACGCCCTTCTTGACCGTCGGCCGGACGACCGGGTGGTCGACCACCGAGTTGTCGCGCACCCGTTTCGGGGTCGCCGACTTGGAGAGCGCGGCGAGCGCGACGAACCAGGCCTTGGGCATGTCGGTCGGCAGGCCGATCGGGATGCCGGCGACCTTGGGGGTCTGCTGGAAAGCATGGCCGGGCGATTCGAAACCCGGTTCGGTACAGGCGATGCAGGCGAAGCCGCCGCGCAGGCAGGAGCCGCTGCCGTTCCAGGGCCGCAGGTTGCAGTCGGCGTGGGCCTGCGTGCCCTTGCAGCCGAGGTTTTCCATGAGGCAGCCGAGGTCGGAATGCTTCTGCGCGCTGGCCTTGAATTCGTAGAACTCGTTGCGGGCGCAGCCGTGGTGCACCAGCTGGTCGGCGTAGAGCAGGGGACGGCCGAATTCGTCGAGATCGCTGGCGTTCAGGCCTTCCAGCGCCAGCTTTTCCAGGGTGTCGACGACCCAGCCGGGATGCGTCGGGCAACCGGCGATATTGACCACCGGCAGCCCGCCGCTGGACTGGAAGGCGGCGCCGAGCAGGCCGCCCGGCGTGTCGGTGTCGTATTGCAGGCCGCAGGCTTCCAGCGGGTTGCCCGGCGTGCTGGCCGAGAGGCCGCCGTAGGCCGTGCAGGAACCGATGGCGAACACCCAGCGGGCCTGGCGGGCGAGGCGTTCGACCCATTCGGTGAGCGGCCGGCCATCGCCGGCCATCAGGTGGAACTTGCCGCTGCCGTTCGGGCCGCGCAGCATGGCGCCCTCGACGCAGAGCACGTCGAAGGCCAGGCGACCAGCGGCGCACTCTTCGAGAATGGCCAGCGCTTCTTCGCCGCTTTCGAGCGCGAGGGCCGGGTGCCAGAGGAACTCGATGCCGGCATCGCGCAATTCGTCGAACAGGGGGCGCGGCGCGGCGCACAGCATGGACTGGGTGCAGCCGCCGCAGCCGGCACTTTGCAGCCAGAGAACTTTCATTCCGCGGTTTCCAGGCCGTAGCGGACCAGCTTGGCGCGCAGGCCGACGCGCGACAGGCCGAGTTCGCGGGCAGCCCGCGACTTGTTGCCGCGGTGGCGCAGCATGGCCTGTTGCAGCACCCTCTGTTCAAGCTGTTCCATGCGTTCGCGCAGGCCACCTGACAGCCCATCGACGACGCTTTCGTGCGCGCTCGCCACGGCCACCGCCTTGGCGCCGAGCAGGCGCGGCGACAACAGATCGGCGTCGAGCTTGGCCGTGTCGGCCAGCGCCACCATGCGCAGGATCTCGTTCTGCAATTCGCGGACATTCCCGGGCCACTGGTAGGCGGCCAGTCCAGCCAGCGCCTCGTCGCTGAAACCGTCGATCGCCTTGTCGAGCGAGCGGGCGCTGCTCTCGAGCAGGCGCCGGGCGAGCAGCGGCAGGTCCATCGGCCGTTCGCGCAAGGGCGGGACATGCAAAGAGATGGTCGCCAGCCGGTAATAGAGATCCTCGCGGAAGCGCCCGGTGCGGACGTCTTCCTCGAGGTCGCGGTTGGTGGCGGCGATCACCCGGACATCGACATTGACCGACCGGCTGCTGCCCAGCGGGCGGAACTCGCCTTCCTGCAAGGCGCGCAACAGCTTGACCTGGAAAGCCGGGCTGGTCTCGCCGATTTCGTCGAGGAACAGCGTGCCGCCGTCGGCCTGCTGGAAGAGGCCGACCCGGTCCTCGACGGCGCCAGTGAAGGCGCCGCGCTTGTAGCCGAAAAGTTCGGATTCGAGAAGGCTGTCGGGCAGGGCGCCGCAGTTTTCGGTGATGAAAGGCTTGTCGGCGCGCCGGCTTTCATAGTGAATGGCACGCGCGAACATTTCCTTGCCGGTGCCCGATTCGCCGGTCACCATGACCGACAGGTCGTAGGGGGCGACGCGGTGGACCAGCGCGCAGACCACTTCGAGCGGGCTGCCCGGGGCGCGGATCAGGGCGCCCAGGCCGAAACTGGTCCAGGCCTTTTCCTGTTTGGTCTCGACGCGTTTTTTGAGCACCGGCTCGGCCGTGCGCAGGTCGAGCGACAGGCGCTGGTTCTCCTGTTGCAAGCGCCAGACTTCGGCGGCGCGTTGCAGGGTCAGCAGGAGCTGTTCCGGTTGCCAGGGCTTGAGCAGGTATTGCCAGATGCCGGCCTCGTTGACGCCGGTGATGATGTCCTCGGCGTCGGTATAGCCGGACAGGATGATGCGCACCATGTCCGGCCAGCGCAGGCGGACATCCTTCAGGAACTCGACGCCGGTGGTGCCGGGCATGCGCTGGTCGCAGAGCACGATGCGGATAGCGGCGCTTGGCTGCTCGCGTTCGAGGATGTCCATTCCTTCCCGCGCACTGGAGGCGCAGAACACCTCGAAATCCTCCTCCAGCGTGCGGCGCAGGGCTTCCTGCGAACGCACCTCGTCATCGACGACGAGTACGGCGGGCAGGCGGCGCAGGCTGGGGGTCATGTCGGTACTTTCCAGTCGAGATCACGGTGGCGGGCGAGATGACGCGGCGTCCACGAATGCGGCGAGTGGGAGACGAAATGATAGCGCGCGACGTGATACGAGGGATCGAAACCGTAGAAATTGCGGCGCATTTCCTGCAACTCCTCGGCCCGGTAATCGGCCAGCGGCT
This genomic window contains:
- the cueR gene encoding Cu(I)-responsive transcriptional regulator, with product MNIGEAAKASGVSAKMIRHYESVGLLPPASRTDAGYRQYGEKDLRTLQFIRRSRDLGFSIEEIRGLVSLWQDRTRPSREVKTLAKQHLDFLDRKLEELQSMKHALAHLVSCCHGDERPDCPILESLAGKET
- a CDS encoding nickel-dependent hydrogenase large subunit, yielding MKRIQLGPFNRVEGDLEVNLEVEGGHVVSAQVNSPLFRGFEQVLIGRLPEDALTIVPRICGICSVAQSAAAATALADLAGITPPPNGLLAQRLIQATENLADHLTHFYLFFMPDFARSVYAGRDWYAPVAARFMAVKGKAAGDVLQARARFFNLIGFLAGRWPHTLALQPGGSTKAMTPAERIRVLALLREFRAFLENVLLGDTLEAFSALDSEQALLAWAAGRNADFPLFLHAAGDLALERTGRAADRFLSYGAYGLFASGLWQPDAPPAKLDATKITEDTRHAWLADSEPLPPARGETVVNAEKAGAYTWCKSPRYAGQVVETGALARQVVAGNRLARDLVERHGASVTARVVARMIELAGVLPAMEQWVRDLVPGDPFCLPAPLPESGEGIGLVEAARGSLGHWLSVKRGHIERYQIIAPTTWNFSPRDRENQPGPLEQALVGLPAGDGTLPTVQHVVRSFDPCMVCTVH
- a CDS encoding HupU protein is translated as MKVLWLQSAGCGGCTQSMLCAAPRPLFDELRDAGIEFLWHPALALESGEEALAILEECAAGRLAFDVLCVEGAMLRGPNGSGKFHLMAGDGRPLTEWVERLARQARWVFAIGSCTAYGGLSASTPGNPLEACGLQYDTDTPGGLLGAAFQSSGGLPVVNIAGCPTHPGWVVDTLEKLALEGLNASDLDEFGRPLLYADQLVHHGCARNEFYEFKASAQKHSDLGCLMENLGCKGTQAHADCNLRPWNGSGSCLRGGFACIACTEPGFESPGHAFQQTPKVAGIPIGLPTDMPKAWFVALAALSKSATPKRVRDNSVVDHPVVRPTVKKGVK
- a CDS encoding sigma-54-dependent transcriptional regulator translates to MTPSLRRLPAVLVVDDEVRSQEALRRTLEEDFEVFCASSAREGMDILEREQPSAAIRIVLCDQRMPGTTGVEFLKDVRLRWPDMVRIILSGYTDAEDIITGVNEAGIWQYLLKPWQPEQLLLTLQRAAEVWRLQQENQRLSLDLRTAEPVLKKRVETKQEKAWTSFGLGALIRAPGSPLEVVCALVHRVAPYDLSVMVTGESGTGKEMFARAIHYESRRADKPFITENCGALPDSLLESELFGYKRGAFTGAVEDRVGLFQQADGGTLFLDEIGETSPAFQVKLLRALQEGEFRPLGSSRSVNVDVRVIAATNRDLEEDVRTGRFREDLYYRLATISLHVPPLRERPMDLPLLARRLLESSARSLDKAIDGFSDEALAGLAAYQWPGNVRELQNEILRMVALADTAKLDADLLSPRLLGAKAVAVASAHESVVDGLSGGLRERMEQLEQRVLQQAMLRHRGNKSRAARELGLSRVGLRAKLVRYGLETAE